One segment of Planctomycetota bacterium DNA contains the following:
- the sixA gene encoding phosphohistidine phosphatase SixA has translation MKVVYLIRHATAEDPAGKEDAARRLIERGREEARTAGRALRALGARVAIVLSSPLARARETAELLAAELSPPAPVELHERLACGAAPEAFRDVLATAPGGEVAVVGHQPDLGRFVADLLSLGPEAHVPFRPSSVYALEFNPAGGGSKLLWRRHPDELAAAARNGAPPGP, from the coding sequence ATGAAGGTGGTCTATCTGATCCGCCACGCCACGGCGGAGGACCCCGCGGGGAAGGAGGACGCCGCCCGGCGACTGATCGAGCGCGGCCGGGAGGAAGCCCGGACCGCCGGGCGCGCCCTGCGGGCCCTCGGCGCGCGCGTGGCGATCGTCCTCTCCAGTCCGCTCGCCCGGGCGCGCGAGACGGCGGAGCTTCTGGCGGCGGAGCTTTCCCCGCCGGCGCCGGTGGAACTGCACGAACGCCTGGCCTGCGGCGCGGCGCCGGAGGCGTTCCGTGACGTCCTCGCCACCGCCCCCGGCGGGGAAGTGGCGGTCGTGGGCCATCAGCCGGATCTTGGACGCTTCGTCGCCGATCTCCTGAGCCTCGGACCGGAGGCGCACGTGCCGTTCCGGCCCTCGAGCGTTTACGCGCTCGAATTCAATCCCGCGGGAGGCGGCTCGAAGCTTCTCTGGCGCCGACACCCGGACGAGCTGGCGGCCGCGGCCCGGAACGGAGCGCCTCCCGGTCCGTAA
- a CDS encoding uracil-DNA glycosylase, protein MTYDPPAHPTLARLARRIWNCRKCPRLAAYLDRARERWPDHVCRPVPGWGDPRARLVVVGLAPGLHGAGRTARMFTFDSSGAWLYGALHRYGWASRPVSRAPGDGLRLQGVYITAAARCAPPGNRPLPAELSACRPYLAEELHFFRPARVILALGRIAHEAVLRIAGLRPREAPFGHGAEHSLPDGRILLDSYHPSRQNTQTGLLTRALWHAIFRRARRLTDREALRSGPRPPARPGVGAREASSRLPRD, encoded by the coding sequence CCGGCTGGCCCGGCGCATCTGGAACTGTCGGAAATGTCCCCGGCTCGCCGCGTACCTGGACCGGGCCCGCGAGCGGTGGCCTGACCATGTCTGCCGGCCCGTGCCCGGCTGGGGCGATCCCCGCGCCCGCCTCGTGGTCGTGGGACTCGCCCCGGGCCTTCACGGCGCCGGGCGGACGGCCCGCATGTTCACCTTCGACTCCAGCGGCGCCTGGCTCTATGGGGCGCTCCATCGATATGGATGGGCCTCCCGGCCCGTATCTCGCGCGCCCGGCGACGGCCTGCGCCTGCAGGGCGTCTACATCACGGCCGCCGCGCGTTGCGCTCCGCCGGGCAACCGGCCGCTGCCCGCGGAGCTTTCCGCCTGCCGTCCCTATCTCGCCGAGGAGCTCCACTTCTTCCGCCCCGCCCGCGTCATTCTGGCGCTCGGCCGCATCGCCCACGAAGCCGTCCTGCGCATCGCCGGCCTGCGTCCGCGCGAGGCTCCTTTCGGACACGGCGCCGAGCATAGCCTTCCGGACGGACGTATTCTTCTGGACTCCTACCATCCGAGCCGGCAGAACACGCAAACGGGGCTGCTCACGCGGGCCCTGTGGCATGCGATCTTTCGGCGGGCTCGGAGGCTTACGGACCGGGAGGCGCTCCGTTCCGGGCCGCGGCCGCCAGCTCGTCCGGGTGTCGGCGCCAGAGAAGCTTCGAGCCGCCTCCCGCGGGATTGA
- the mamK gene encoding MamK family actin-like protein codes for MPLEEAKVAEPAGRTTKEGVLYIGMDLGCYKTSIAATNGTREVVYSIVGWPKDPVSRKMLGKDVVFGNEAFQHRLALDTVRPFEKGALKYVDNDAAGIPKEKLEKYKQAARELVKHVVSLARPPKGTLVYGVIGAPARASILNKQALMDACKGVFEAVMIVSEPFAVAYGMNMLEDALVVDIGAGTTDLCRMHGAIPTEEDQITSSKAGDYIDEVAYNLIKQAHPDAQFTINMVRDAKERYSFVHDVNDRAVVTWPNKDGKPTPYDITKELKEACRSIVPDIVQGLRKLVSTYDAEFQKRMLQNVILAGGGSQLRGLDRLIEEELQQYGGGRVTKVHEPVFAGANGALKLAADMPEEYWKELK; via the coding sequence ATGCCCCTTGAGGAAGCCAAGGTAGCCGAGCCCGCCGGGCGTACGACGAAGGAGGGCGTCCTCTACATCGGAATGGACCTGGGCTGCTACAAGACGTCGATCGCGGCGACCAACGGGACGCGCGAGGTCGTCTATTCGATCGTGGGCTGGCCCAAGGACCCCGTCAGCCGCAAGATGCTCGGGAAGGACGTCGTCTTCGGCAACGAGGCGTTTCAGCACCGGCTGGCCCTGGATACGGTCCGTCCCTTCGAGAAGGGGGCGCTCAAGTACGTGGACAACGACGCGGCGGGCATTCCCAAGGAGAAGCTCGAGAAGTACAAACAAGCCGCCCGTGAACTCGTCAAGCACGTGGTTTCCCTGGCGCGGCCGCCCAAGGGGACGCTCGTCTACGGCGTCATCGGCGCGCCCGCCCGCGCGTCGATCCTTAACAAGCAGGCTCTCATGGACGCCTGCAAGGGCGTTTTCGAAGCGGTCATGATCGTGTCCGAGCCTTTCGCCGTGGCGTACGGGATGAACATGCTGGAGGACGCGCTCGTCGTGGACATCGGGGCGGGGACGACGGACCTCTGCCGGATGCACGGCGCCATCCCCACCGAAGAGGACCAGATTACGAGCTCCAAGGCCGGAGACTACATCGACGAGGTGGCGTACAACCTGATCAAGCAGGCGCATCCGGACGCGCAGTTCACGATCAACATGGTGCGGGACGCCAAGGAGCGCTACAGCTTCGTGCACGACGTGAATGATCGGGCCGTCGTGACGTGGCCGAACAAGGACGGCAAGCCGACGCCCTACGACATCACCAAGGAGCTCAAGGAGGCGTGCCGTTCGATCGTCCCGGATATCGTGCAGGGCCTTCGGAAGCTCGTTTCCACCTATGACGCGGAATTCCAGAAGCGGATGCTCCAGAACGTGATCCTGGCCGGCGGCGGCAGCCAGCTGCGGGGTCTCGACCGGCTCATCGAGGAGGAGCTCCAGCAGTACGGCGGGGGACGCGTCACGAAGGTGCACGAGCCCGTCTTCGCCGGGGCCAACGGCGCCCTGAAGCTCGCCGCGGACATGCCCGAAGAGTATTGGAAGGAGCTGAAGTAA